Genomic segment of Bacteroidota bacterium:
CAGTTGCTGCATAAATAGCATGATTATAAACCGTGGATTGATTTACTCTCATATTAGCACCGGTGGTATCCGTAAAAAAATAAGTTGCCGGACTCTCGCGTTTTTCAAGATCAAAAAGCACGATCCCGAAACCACAACTTAAAATTGCGGTGTCTCCTAAAAAATAAGAATGATAGATATTTTTATCGCCATTAATATTACCCGATTTGATAAAAGGAAAATTGTAGATCTCATTTCCGAATAAAAAATCGATATTGCTGTTGGTATAAACGATAACCAGTATGTCGCCATTCTTATCGTAATGGATTCCCCGGATCCCAACTTCAGAAAATCCCGCAGCAGTGCTCAACCGCTCGTAACTATTATCTGATTTAACATAGCTGAACACCGAAATTGAATTTGCACAATACACCTTTTCATCAGCATCTACCACCGATAATACACCATTATAAGGCAGATGTGATTTCCATTGACCTATAGGTACATTTTGACTAAATGAGGAATTTATACCAATAATCACAGAGAGAACAAGAAAAATTGACTTCATAATACAACTGCAAATTTCAGAAATAGCGCTGCTATAACGCAGGAAATGCCAAAATATTTCGACTTGAGATGCTCGCAGTGAAAGCAGGGTCTTAATTTTAGTATCTTTGCCCACCTTTTTTATGATTTGGAGAGCGCTAGGAAGGATAATTTTGCGGAATCGCTGGGCATTTCTTGCCGGATGGGCAGTTATTACTGCTTTTATGACCTACGAGACCACTAAGGTGAAACTTAGCTACGAGTTTTATAAAACGGTTCCCGAAGATAACAGTGCATATAAGGATTACGAGGATTTTAAGGCAATTTTTGGTGAAGAGGGCAATGTTTTGTTCCTCGGAGTGCAAACTGAACAATTTTTCGAACTCGAATTCTTCAATAAATGGTGTGCTCTGGAAAAGGAGATCAAAAACACTCCTGATATAGAAAGCACTCTATCAGTACCAAGCTCTTACAATCTAATAAAAAATACGGCGGAGCGAAAATTTGATATCCATCCACTTGTTGTCGAACAACCAAAAACACAAGCAGAACTGGATAGTTTAAAGGAAGAGTTTTTGAGTCTGCCATTTTATAAGGACCGCATTTACAGCTCCGATTCCAACACTTTTGTTATGTTGATCGCCATTGATCGCGCTGTTTTGGATTCACCACGACGCATCTCCCTAATAAATGAATTAAAGGAAAAAACGGAGGCTTTTGGGGCAGAATTTAATGTAGATATCAAATATTCTGGATTACCTTACATAAGATATTACCAACTATCCACCATCACGCGTGAGGTAAGATTGTTTTTATTGCTGGCCATTTTCATCACTATAGTTGTATTATATATTTTATTCAGAAGTTGGGATGCCGTGGTTTTTCCATTGCTCATAATCGGAAGCGGAGTGGTGATCTCCATAGGATTTATGGCTTTACTGGGTTATGAATTTACTGTTCTTACCAGTTTGATACCGAGTTTATTAATTGTAATGGGTATTCCGAATTGCGTTTACCTGTTAAATAAATATCATCACGAAGTGCGCCGCAATGGCAACAAGATAAAAGCACTTAGTATAATGGTGGAGAAATTGGGTTTTGCCACCTTCATCACCAACATGACCAAAGCAGTGGGTTTTGCAGTGTTTTGTTTTACTAATGTGAGAATTTTAGAGGAATTCGGTTTAATTGCGACCATTGGAGTATTAGCCACCTTTATTATTTCTCTGATCGGAATTCCGATCGTTTACAGTTTTCTTCCCAAACCAAAAACCAAACAAACCGATTATCTCGAAAGCAAACAATTAAAATTTGTATTGCATAAACTGGAATTATGGACCTCCGGCCATCGCAAACAAATATTTGTAGTAGCCATTATTATTATTATAATTTCCATTTTCGGAGCATCGCGTTTAAAATCTCGCGGTTTTATTTTAGATGAAGTAAAACACGATACAGAAGTATATCAGGATATGAAATTTTTTGAAGGCGTTTTTAAAGGTGTAATGCCTTTTGAAATAATGGTCTCCAAAAAACAAAATATCACTTTTGTTCAGGATACCATTGTGAACGAACAAATAGATATAATTGAAAGCGACACCACAATTTTATATGATACCGTTATTGTAAAACGACCGGATACATCCAGCACCAATGTATTGGGAATGGCTTCACTGCAAAAAATTTCACAGTTACAAGATACACTCAGCAAATATCCGCAACTATCTTCTTCACTTTCCATTTTGGATGGGATGAAATTTGCGCGTCAGGCTTATTATAATGGTAATGAAAGATATTATTCACTACCCGATTTTAATACGCTTACTTCCAATGATATGAAGGTGAAAGATTACCTTGAAAACTCCGGACAAAAGGGGGTTTTGGAAAATCGTTTTGTTGATTCGAAAGGAGAGATCGCCAGAATTAGTGT
This window contains:
- a CDS encoding MMPL family transporter, which gives rise to MRNRWAFLAGWAVITAFMTYETTKVKLSYEFYKTVPEDNSAYKDYEDFKAIFGEEGNVLFLGVQTEQFFELEFFNKWCALEKEIKNTPDIESTLSVPSSYNLIKNTAERKFDIHPLVVEQPKTQAELDSLKEEFLSLPFYKDRIYSSDSNTFVMLIAIDRAVLDSPRRISLINELKEKTEAFGAEFNVDIKYSGLPYIRYYQLSTITREVRLFLLLAIFITIVVLYILFRSWDAVVFPLLIIGSGVVISIGFMALLGYEFTVLTSLIPSLLIVMGIPNCVYLLNKYHHEVRRNGNKIKALSIMVEKLGFATFITNMTKAVGFAVFCFTNVRILEEFGLIATIGVLATFIISLIGIPIVYSFLPKPKTKQTDYLESKQLKFVLHKLELWTSGHRKQIFVVAIIIIIISIFGASRLKSRGFILDEVKHDTEVYQDMKFFEGVFKGVMPFEIMVSKKQNITFVQDTIVNEQIDIIESDTTILYDTVIVKRPDTSSTNVLGMASLQKISQLQDTLSKYPQLSSSLSILDGMKFARQAYYNGNERYYSLPDFNTLTSNDMKVKDYLENSGQKGVLENRFVDSKGEIARISVQVADIGSDSMPKLMADLQPKIDAIFDKENYDVKITGTSVVALSGYKYLIDGLFESLLLALIVISIILLYQFRSLRMLAISFLPNLIPLFITGAIMGFMNIAIKPSTVLIFSIAYGMCVDFTCYFVAKYKHDLIRNSFNIPQTVMSSLQEAGVSMIYTSLILFCGFFIFVFSKFGGTANMGILVSITLLVALFNNLLLLPALILLFEKGLNKSNKKMRARQEVRSSRPFTDLISENDKDSLKHHEKEE